One Planctomycetota bacterium genomic window, CATCTGGATCCTCCCCCTCGCCGCTGCTACTGGCGACCGCGTGACGCTCCGCGCGGTCATCGGTGCCGTCGTCGCAATGACAGGCGTCGTGCTGCTGCTTTTGCGATGAGCTTCGACCTGCGTGTCAATCGCTCCAGCTTTCCCCTTGGCGCTGTGGCGTTGCACCGCCATAGTTGCTGTGGGAGATCGCCTGGCACACCCGTGTGGGCTCCTCACAGCCGGTTGCACGGAGATGATGCCTCGTTCGCGTCCGAGTTCCGACCAGACCGCCGCTCTAACGAGTGGCCGAGTCGCGTTATCGGCAGCCAGTGAGCGGCTCGAAAGCCGACGGCTGCTGTCCGGCACGACGGGCGGGCCGGGGGATCCGGACGACACGTTCGCCGAGGCCATCTTGCTCGGGCTCATCGGCCCGGCCGGCGCGACCAGCGGGGCCGTCGACATCTCGACCGATGGCGACGACGTGGACGTCTACCGCTTTGACGTCGCGGCCGGGCAGACCGTCGGGTTCGACATCGACCGGGCCGTCGGCAGCACGCTGGACCCGGTCATGCGCCTGTTTGACGACACCGGGACGCAGCTCCAGTTCGAAGACGACGGCGTCGCGCCGGACGAGCCGTTCGGAACCGATGACAATCGTGGCGGCTACTTCGAGTTCACCTTCACGACGGCCGGCACGTTCTACGTCGGCGTCAGTGCTTTTGGGAACGACGCCTACGACCCGATCACCGGCGACGGCGACAACGTGGCCGCGACCAACGGCGGCTACGAGCTGGTCGTCACCGACCGTTTCGCCGCCATCGACAGCGGCGGGCAGTTCTACCCGTCGGCCATCGTCATCACCGGCACCGATGCGGCCGACACGCTCGTCTTCGACGTCGACCTTGCCACGGGCGACGTGCTCACGACGCTGAACGGGCACACGCTCCGCTACCTCGCCGGCCGACTTGATGCGCAGCAAGTCCTCGACGCTGGCGAGGGCAACGACACGATCGAGGTCGTCCGCGTCGCCACATCCGCAACGAGTCTCGCGTACAGCCTCGTCGCCCGCGGCGGCAGCGGCGACGACAGCTTCGTCGTCGGCACGGGCGACCTCGACAGCTCGATCTTCGGCGGCCTGACCATCGAGGGCGGCGATGACACCGACGACGTGGCAATTGACGACACGGTCGGTCTCGCCGGCGACATCTACCACCTGACCGGCACCGATGGCGGGAGACTCGAACAAGCCGGGCCACCCGGACCCTTCAGCGGAATTGACCTCGACGCGCTTGAAGGTCTCACCCTGCTGACGAGCGACGGCACCGACGTCATCAACGTCCATAATGGTACCGGCGTCGAGATCGATTCGGGTGGCGGAATCGACTCGATTAACATCTACGGCAACGACCCGCTGACGCCGGTCGTCGTCCGCACTGGAGACGGTGACGACACGCTTCAAGTCGACGTCGACAATGGCGGCCTGCCTGCGTCGGTCCGCTTGGTCGAAAGCGAGCGTCTGTCGAACCTGAGGCTCTTCTCGAAAGCGACGCTGATCGTTGACCCGGGCGCGGACAAGGTGATCGATGTTGGCCGGCTCACGACCTACGACTCAGTCGAAGGTGGCAGCCTTTTCGACTTGAACGACAACGTGCTCGTGCAGCGTCTTCCCGCGGTCGACGGCTTCTTCCGAAGCCGACTCGCCTCGGGCTACGACGGCGGAAGCTGGTCCGGCGTCGAGGGCATCACCAGCTCCGTCGCACGCGACTCGACCATTGCCGACGGCCTGGCGTACGGCACGGCGCTCGACATCGGTGTGACGGCGATTGACGGCGAATCGCTCGATGCCGGGAGCTTCGTCATCGCATACACGCTGCTCGGCGACGCGGACCTCAACCATGGCGTCGACCTTGCCGACTTCGGCAGGCTGCGCTCCGGCTTCGGCTCGTCGTCCGCCACCTTCGCACTCGGCGACTTCAACTACGACGGCGTCGTCAACCTGGCCGACTTCGGCCTGCTGCGGGCGTCGTTCGGCCAGACCGTCTCGCTGCCGTCGCTCTTCAGCAACGACGAGCTGTGACGCTCGTATCATCGCTCGTGCACGAGGCGAACCCGGCTCCGGCATGGCAGAAGGCGGTCGAAGCCGCCCGCGATGATCGTCGCCCACGCCTGCCCGAACCGCCGCCGATCCGGATCGAGGCCGTCGCCGACGTCCACCTGCCGATGTCGGCCGGTCTCGAGGTAGAGCTGGACGACTTCTACACGCAGCTTCTGCCGATGGTCCGGCGTGAGGGCGAGTTCCCGGCCTACGACGCGGAGGACTTTGGCATCGTCTTCGATGTCATCGAGACCCGACCCGATCGCGACGAGCTTCGGCCGGTGCTGCTGCGTGTACGCGGATTCGACGTCTTTTTCACGATGCTCCAGGAGCAGCAGATCGAGTTCCAACACCTTCGTGGCGTCGGGCCAGGCGATGATGCCGTGCTGCTGCGCGATCCTGCGGGCAACTGGGTGCAGGTTGCCGCATGGCGTGACTTCGGCTGACCTAATGTGACGCGTGTTCGGGGGTAAGCCCATCATCGGCCTGGTCGGCGGGATCGGCGCCGGAAAGTCGACCGTGAGCAAGCTCTTCGGCGAGGCCGGGTGCCGGGTCATCAGCAGCGATGAGCTGGTCGCCCTGGCCTACACACACCCGGCCGTCAAACGGGCCGTCTTCGACGAATTCGGTGACGAAGCCCTCGACCCGCGCGGCAACGTCAACAAGGCCGCCCTGTCGCGAGTCGTCTTCCGGCAGCCGGAAAAGCGGCAGTTTCTGGAGCAGCTGCTGCACCCCGTCGTGAACAAGGCACGCGTCGAGCTGATGGCCGAGGCGGCAGAGCGGGAGGAAACCAAGGCGTTCGTCTGGGACTCGCCGTTGCTCATGGAGACGCGGCTGGACGAGCTGTGCGACGCGGTGGTCTTCGTCGACGCGCCGTTGTTGGATCGCCAGCGTCGTGTTTTGGCTCGCGGGTGGGATGCGGGCGAGCTCGAGCGTCGGGAAAATGTCCAGACGCCTCTGGACAAGAAGCGATCGCGTGCCGATCATGTGCTGGTCAACGCGGACGACACGCCTGCGACAGGCGACGTTGTTTCCGCGATCCTCCGGACCATTCTCGAACATCCCGTGCCTGCCCCCACCTGCTGCGGCGGTGGTTGCGGATCGGGCGGGTGTCAGAGCCAGGCTGGTCCCTGTGGAGCGTCTGCTGCCGGTTCGTCCGGCTGTGGGTGTTCCGCCTGAAAGCTGGCGACAGGTCATTCGACTCGTCCGTCGGCGACATCGCCTCCCGCGGCCCGGTTCCGGGCCTGCTGCCTCTTCCGACTTCGCAATCAGCGACGGAATCCACAACCCGTGACCGTGTTCCGTGTCTTCTCACGGCCCGCGCGTCATCCCTCCTGCGACAACGAGAATCGACATGCCAGCCAAGACGGCTAAGCGAACCACCCGCCGACGGACCAAGGCGACCCGCACCGCGGCCGAGGAGACGCCCGATTCCGACGAATCGACCCAATCGCTCAACGGCGACGCCACCACCGTCGACGACGGAGAGGTCGCCACCAAAGCCAAGTCCAAAGCCAAGGAGGTCGACGACACCGCGGACGACGGTGACGAGGAGTCGGCCAAGCCAAAGCGCCGCAGCCGTCGCCGTGCCAAGAAGCAGGACGCCGAAGCCACCAAGCCGGTCGACGAGGACGAGGACGACGCGCCCGTCGCAAAGGCCAAGCCCCGGCCGGTTGATCCGAATCGCCCGCACATCCCGTCCGACGAAGAGATCGCCGCCGGCACGCCCGAGGGTCTGCGGTTCAAGCCGCTTGAGCAGCAGGACAAGCTCTACCTCAAGGAACTTCGCGAAAAGAGCGACGACGAGCTGCTCGAACTCGCTGAGGCGGAGAGCATTCCCGACGCCGCCAAGCTCAAGCGGCAGGACCTGATCTTCCGCATCCTCCGCAGCCGGGCACGCCAGACCGGCCTGCTCTTCGGCGAGGGCGTGCTGGAAGTGCTGCCCGACGGCTTCGGCTTCCTCCGCTCGGCCGACAACAACTACCAGGCCTCGCCCGACGACATTTACATCAGCCCGAGCCAGGTCCGACGCTTCGGCCTGAAGCGCGGCCACCAAGTCTTCGGCCAGATCCGTCCGCCCAAGGAGAGCGAACGCTACTTCGCCCTCCTCAAGGTCGACTCGATCATGAACGAGGACCCGCAGAAGGTCCACGGCCTGCGGACCTTCGAAGAGCTCACCCCGCTCCACCCCGAAGAGCGGCTCCACATGGAGAACGAGCCCGGCGAGGTCTCGATGCGGGTGCTCGACCTCGTCACGCCCATCGGCAAGGGGCAGCGCATGCTCATCGTCGCCCCGCCGCGAACGGGCAAGACGGTGCTGCTGCAGAAGATCGCGCACGCGATCAGCACGAATCACCCCGAGGCCGTCCTCATCATCATGCTCATCGACGAGCGGCCTGAGGAAGTGACGGACATGCGTCGCTCCACCAAGGGCGAGGTCGTCGCCAGCACCTTCGATGAGGGTGCGGCCCGGCACATCCAGGTGGCCGAGACCGTCATGGACAAGGCCAAGCGGTACGTCGAGTACGGCAAGGACGTCGTCATCCTGCTCGATTCCATCACCCGCCTCGCCCGCGCGTACAACAACGAGACGTCCAGTGGCAAGCTCGGCTCCGGCGGTGTCGACACGGCCGCGCTGCAGAAGCCGAAGCGCTTCTTCGGTGCCGCCCGCGCCATCGAAGGCGGGGGCAGCCTGACGATCCTCGCGACGGCCCTCGTCGACACCAACTCGAAAGCCGACGACGTCATCTTCGAAGAGTTCAAAGGCACCGGCAACGCCGAGCTGCACCTGGATCGCCGGCTCGTCGAGAAGCGGGTCTACCCGGCCATCGACATCAACGCCTCGGGCACGCGTCGCGAGGAGCTGCTGCTCGATCCGAAGGAGATGGAGCTCGTCTATCGCCTGCGCCGCGTCCTGTCGGACATGAACCCGGTCGAGGCGATGGAACTGCTCAAGGGCCGACTCGAGAAGACCAAGAGCAACGGCGAGTTCCTGCTCAAGATGAATCTCGACTGATGTCCTCGGACGCGACGTAGGGTGGGCCCGGGCCCACCTGCTGCACCGACCTGACGCCGAATCGTGGGCCGGCGCACGCCCGACGAGATGCTTCTCGAATCAAGCAAACAGACCGAACCGGACGGCTTTGAGAAGCTCGATCCTCGGAGCGTCACGGTCGAGCGGATCGGCTGGGCGATTTTCCTCGCCTTTGTGACCGTCGTCGCGTTGATCATCCTGGTGCCGGTGTTCTTTGCCGGCGATGGGTTCTCGCTGGCTTGGTTCATCCTGGCTTCGATCGCTCTTGCCATCATCGGGCTGGTGACGTTCATGCTCGCCTGGATGCCGCGAAAGGACTACGAGGCCAAGCGGCTTCGGCTGGATGACTTCGGGATCGAGATCCATCGCGGAGTCTTCTGGAAACGACGCCAGCTCATCCCGCGATCGCGCATCCAGCACACCGACGTCAGCCAAGGCCCGCTCCAGCGACGCTTCGGCCTGGGCACGATCAAGCTGCACACGGCCGGGACGCTCAACGCGACGATCGCACTCGAAGGCCTCGCGCACACGCGAGCTGTCGAGCTTCGCGATCGCCTCGTCCTCGACGACGAGCCTGAGGCTGAGGCCGAACTGGTGGTGGCAGAGCCGGAAGTCGAACCGTTCCCACCAGCGATCGAGGCCCGTGACGACCACGCCTGAAGTCGACGCATTCGGCACGCCGGCAGCGTCCGACTGGCGTCGGATGCACGCGTGGTCGGTGCTGTTCAACGTCGCCGGCATGGCAAGGTCCTTCGCGGTGCCGCTCGGCGTCGTCGCGTTCGCCTTCGTCTTCGGCGGCGGTGACGGTGTGCGCTCGATGACGGGGCTGCTTCTTGCGGGTGTCTCACTCGTCATCGCCGGGCTGGTGCAGGTCGTCCGCTTCCTGACGATGCGTTACCGCTTCGACGGCAACGACCTCGTCGTCCGTGTGGGCCTGATTTTCCGCAGCGAGCGGCGGATTCCGATGGCCAAGGTCCAGAACATCGACCTCGTCCAGAACGTCGTTCATCGCCTCTTCAACGTCGCCAAGGTCAAGCTCGAAACCGCCAGCGGCGCCGGGGCCGACGCGTCGTTCAGCGTTCTGGACGACGCGGCCATCAGCGAACTGCGGACACGCGTCTTCGCGAAACGAGACGCGGCCACTGCCCCAGTTGACGCGGTCGCCGAGACACCGGCTGAAGACGAGCAGGTGGTCGAGATCCTGCGGCTTTCCACGTTGGAAGTCGTGAAGCTCGGCCTGATGACGTTCCGCGGCATCGTCCTCGTCGCCGTCGTCGTCGCCATCGGTTTCGAGGCCGGGTTGGACAGTGTCTTCGAGCGTGTGGACGTCGAGGAAGTCACCAGCGGCATCACGTCGGCGACGAGCTCGACCAGTCGGCTCGACGCGATCCTGATCGGGTCGGCGCTCGTCGCTTCGGTGTTGCTCGGGCTCGCTGTGCTGTCGATTGCTTGGTCGCTGTTGCGGTTCCACGGCTTTCGGCTGACGCGTTCGGGCGAAGACCTTCGCGTCGAGTCGGGCCTTTTAACGAAGGTCAGCGCGACGGTGCCGCGTGGCAGAATTCAGTTCATCAGCGTTCGCGAGACGCTGGTCCATCGCCTGCTGAACCGGGTCACCGTCCGGGTCGAAAACGCCGGCGGCAAGGCGGCGGGGAATGGCGAGCAGCCCATCGGCGAAAAGTGGATCGCCCCGCTCGTTCCCGTCTCGCGTCTGCCCCAGGTGCTGAACGAGCTTCGGCCGGGGCTTTCGTTCGACGACCTGCCCTGGCAACCCGTCGCCCCGCGTGCGCGGTGGCGCATGAGTGTGAAAGCCCTCATCGGCACCGGTCTCGTTTCGGCACTGATCATCTGGCTGAGCTGGCAGATCGGGCTTGTCCTGCTAGTGCTGCTCTTGTTCTTCGAGCTCTGGTCCGCCAAACGCGAGGCCGACTACCGCGGCTGTGCGTTGACGGAAGAGGGCCTTTGGTTCCGTAGCGGTGCCTTCACCCGGCAGCAGAGCGTCGCCCCGCTGTCGAAGGTGCAGACGATGCACTGGACGCAGTCCCCCTTCGACCGCCGGCACGGTCACGCGACCCTGCGCGCCGACACCGCCGGCGCTGGGCCGTCGGGGCATTTCATCGCGATGCGCTACTTCCCCGTCGACAAAGCCGACGCAATGTGCCACGAGCTGTACACGCAGGTTGCCCGGACGGAGCTGTCGTGGAACTGATACGGATGATGAGGTGAATCGGCGTTAGCTTCCGACTTGTCGGGTGAGTATCGACCGCATCCTGACGCCGAGGGTTGAGCGAAGCGATGCCCCGGACGCGTGGTTGAGAGACATGACGCGGATATCGCTCCGGGGAATCGCTTCGCACAACCCTCGGCGTCATCGCACCACCCAAGCGCACACTCATCTCAGAATCCATAGGACCCCTCCGTCATCCCGAGCGCAGCCGAGGGACCTCGTCTGATTCTGGGCGATCAAGAAAGCGAGGTCCTTCGACTCGCTCCGCTCGCTCAGGATGACGGAAAGGGCTCAACCGGCGACGTCCGCCAGCACGTGATCGGCGACGTAGATCGGCACGCTCGTCGCGACGCCGACGGCGATCGCGTCGCTGGGGCGGCTGTCGACTTCGATCCACTCTTCCTCGCCTGTTGGTTCGGCCGGCTCGCCGTTGCCGTTGACCGGGACGCGACGACGCCGGCGGATGATGATCCGGGCGAAGAACGTGTGGTCCTGCAGGTTGTGGACCTCGATCCGGTCGACGACGCCGCCGAGGGCTTCGACGGTCGTTGCGAGCAAATCGTGCGTCAGAGGCCTGGCGTGGACGATGCCCTTGAGCCGACGATCGATGGCCATGGCTTCGCTGGAGCCGATGACGATCGGGAACTGCCGTGGGCCGTCGACTTCGTGCAGGACGATGATCTGCTGGTCCTGAAGCTCGCTGATGATGATGCGGCTCAGTTCCATCTTCACGCCAGTCGGCGCTGCCATCGTGTCGGACGAGTCGGCCGGAGGTACATCGTTTTCGTCCGAGCCGGCCATGGCGGAGTGGACGCTAAAGCAGCCCGCCGGCGCGGTCAAGACGACGGCCGACGTGGGCAAGGTTTGACACGCGTCGCCAGCCGCAGCTTCTGATATCGTCGGCCCATGAAGATCGGCGTTCCGACGGAGATCAAGCCTGACGAGAGTCGCGTCGCCCTCGTCCCGGCCGGCGTGCACGCGCTTGTCGACGCGGGGCACGAGGTCTTCCTCCAGGAAGGTGCCGGTGATGGCAGCGGCTTCACGGATGAGCAGTTTGTCGAAGCCGGTGCCACGATGGTCGCCGGTGCGAGGAAGCTGCATGCGTCGGCGGAGCTGATCGTTAAGGTCAAGGAGCCGCAGGTGAGCGAGGCGGCGATGTACACGCCGAATCAGACGGTCTTTGGCTACTACCACCTCGCAGCCGCGGACGACGTCGCCCAGGCGTGCATCGAGGCCGAGATCACCGCCATCGCGTACGAAACCGTCCGCGACCGCCAGGGTCGGCTGTGCCTGCTGACGCCGATGAGCGAGATCGCCGGCAAGATGAGCGTGCAGGAAGGGGCCAAGTACCTCGAGCGACCCAACGGCGGGCGAGGCGTTCTGCTGGGCGGCGTGCCGGGCGTGGCGCCGGCGAACGTCGTCGTCCTGGGCGGCGGCGTGGTGGGGACGTGCGCCGCCAAGATCGCCGCCGGATTCGGGGCGAACGTCGACATCCTCGACGTCGACCTCGACCGCCTCCGCTACCTCGACGACGTGATGCCGGCCAACGTGCACACCGTCTTCAGCAACGCCCACGCGGTCGCCGACTACTGCTCTCGCGCGGATTTAGTTGTCGGGGCGGTGCTTATTCCCGGGGCGAAGGCACCGCATCTGGTGACGCGTGAGATGCTCAAAGACATGCAGCCCGGCGCGGTCGCCGTCGACGTTGCGGTCGATCAAGGCGGCTGCTTCGAGACGAGTCGCCCGACGACGCACCAGGATCCGACCTACGTCGTCGACGGCGTTGTGCACTACTGCGTGAGCAACATGCCCGGCGCGGTCAGCCGGACGAGCACGATTGCCCTGTGCAACGCGACGTTCCCGTACGTGCTGGCGATTGCGAATCAGGGCGTCGCCGGCGCGCTGCAGAGCGATCCGGGCCTGCGCGAGGGCGTGAATCTGCAACGCGGCCGTGTCACCAACGCAGTGGTCGCGGCGAGCTTGAATCTCCCGTACA contains:
- a CDS encoding pre-peptidase C-terminal domain-containing protein: MPRSRPSSDQTAALTSGRVALSAASERLESRRLLSGTTGGPGDPDDTFAEAILLGLIGPAGATSGAVDISTDGDDVDVYRFDVAAGQTVGFDIDRAVGSTLDPVMRLFDDTGTQLQFEDDGVAPDEPFGTDDNRGGYFEFTFTTAGTFYVGVSAFGNDAYDPITGDGDNVAATNGGYELVVTDRFAAIDSGGQFYPSAIVITGTDAADTLVFDVDLATGDVLTTLNGHTLRYLAGRLDAQQVLDAGEGNDTIEVVRVATSATSLAYSLVARGGSGDDSFVVGTGDLDSSIFGGLTIEGGDDTDDVAIDDTVGLAGDIYHLTGTDGGRLEQAGPPGPFSGIDLDALEGLTLLTSDGTDVINVHNGTGVEIDSGGGIDSINIYGNDPLTPVVVRTGDGDDTLQVDVDNGGLPASVRLVESERLSNLRLFSKATLIVDPGADKVIDVGRLTTYDSVEGGSLFDLNDNVLVQRLPAVDGFFRSRLASGYDGGSWSGVEGITSSVARDSTIADGLAYGTALDIGVTAIDGESLDAGSFVIAYTLLGDADLNHGVDLADFGRLRSGFGSSSATFALGDFNYDGVVNLADFGLLRASFGQTVSLPSLFSNDEL
- the coaE gene encoding dephospho-CoA kinase (Dephospho-CoA kinase (CoaE) performs the final step in coenzyme A biosynthesis.), with protein sequence MFGGKPIIGLVGGIGAGKSTVSKLFGEAGCRVISSDELVALAYTHPAVKRAVFDEFGDEALDPRGNVNKAALSRVVFRQPEKRQFLEQLLHPVVNKARVELMAEAAEREETKAFVWDSPLLMETRLDELCDAVVFVDAPLLDRQRRVLARGWDAGELERRENVQTPLDKKRSRADHVLVNADDTPATGDVVSAILRTILEHPVPAPTCCGGGCGSGGCQSQAGPCGASAAGSSGCGCSA
- the rho gene encoding transcription termination factor Rho yields the protein MPAKTAKRTTRRRTKATRTAAEETPDSDESTQSLNGDATTVDDGEVATKAKSKAKEVDDTADDGDEESAKPKRRSRRRAKKQDAEATKPVDEDEDDAPVAKAKPRPVDPNRPHIPSDEEIAAGTPEGLRFKPLEQQDKLYLKELREKSDDELLELAEAESIPDAAKLKRQDLIFRILRSRARQTGLLFGEGVLEVLPDGFGFLRSADNNYQASPDDIYISPSQVRRFGLKRGHQVFGQIRPPKESERYFALLKVDSIMNEDPQKVHGLRTFEELTPLHPEERLHMENEPGEVSMRVLDLVTPIGKGQRMLIVAPPRTGKTVLLQKIAHAISTNHPEAVLIIMLIDERPEEVTDMRRSTKGEVVASTFDEGAARHIQVAETVMDKAKRYVEYGKDVVILLDSITRLARAYNNETSSGKLGSGGVDTAALQKPKRFFGAARAIEGGGSLTILATALVDTNSKADDVIFEEFKGTGNAELHLDRRLVEKRVYPAIDINASGTRREELLLDPKEMELVYRLRRVLSDMNPVEAMELLKGRLEKTKSNGEFLLKMNLD
- a CDS encoding PH domain-containing protein, with the protein product MLLESSKQTEPDGFEKLDPRSVTVERIGWAIFLAFVTVVALIILVPVFFAGDGFSLAWFILASIALAIIGLVTFMLAWMPRKDYEAKRLRLDDFGIEIHRGVFWKRRQLIPRSRIQHTDVSQGPLQRRFGLGTIKLHTAGTLNATIALEGLAHTRAVELRDRLVLDDEPEAEAELVVAEPEVEPFPPAIEARDDHA
- a CDS encoding PH domain-containing protein produces the protein MTTTPEVDAFGTPAASDWRRMHAWSVLFNVAGMARSFAVPLGVVAFAFVFGGGDGVRSMTGLLLAGVSLVIAGLVQVVRFLTMRYRFDGNDLVVRVGLIFRSERRIPMAKVQNIDLVQNVVHRLFNVAKVKLETASGAGADASFSVLDDAAISELRTRVFAKRDAATAPVDAVAETPAEDEQVVEILRLSTLEVVKLGLMTFRGIVLVAVVVAIGFEAGLDSVFERVDVEEVTSGITSATSSTSRLDAILIGSALVASVLLGLAVLSIAWSLLRFHGFRLTRSGEDLRVESGLLTKVSATVPRGRIQFISVRETLVHRLLNRVTVRVENAGGKAAGNGEQPIGEKWIAPLVPVSRLPQVLNELRPGLSFDDLPWQPVAPRARWRMSVKALIGTGLVSALIIWLSWQIGLVLLVLLLFFELWSAKREADYRGCALTEEGLWFRSGAFTRQQSVAPLSKVQTMHWTQSPFDRRHGHATLRADTAGAGPSGHFIAMRYFPVDKADAMCHELYTQVARTELSWN
- a CDS encoding bifunctional nuclease family protein — translated: MELSRIIISELQDQQIIVLHEVDGPRQFPIVIGSSEAMAIDRRLKGIVHARPLTHDLLATTVEALGGVVDRIEVHNLQDHTFFARIIIRRRRRVPVNGNGEPAEPTGEEEWIEVDSRPSDAIAVGVATSVPIYVADHVLADVAG
- the ald gene encoding alanine dehydrogenase; protein product: MKIGVPTEIKPDESRVALVPAGVHALVDAGHEVFLQEGAGDGSGFTDEQFVEAGATMVAGARKLHASAELIVKVKEPQVSEAAMYTPNQTVFGYYHLAAADDVAQACIEAEITAIAYETVRDRQGRLCLLTPMSEIAGKMSVQEGAKYLERPNGGRGVLLGGVPGVAPANVVVLGGGVVGTCAAKIAAGFGANVDILDVDLDRLRYLDDVMPANVHTVFSNAHAVADYCSRADLVVGAVLIPGAKAPHLVTREMLKDMQPGAVAVDVAVDQGGCFETSRPTTHQDPTYVVDGVVHYCVSNMPGAVSRTSTIALCNATFPYVLAIANQGVAGALQSDPGLREGVNLQRGRVTNAVVAASLNLPYTPLAA